A section of the Oncorhynchus gorbuscha isolate QuinsamMale2020 ecotype Even-year linkage group LG04, OgorEven_v1.0, whole genome shotgun sequence genome encodes:
- the LOC124033841 gene encoding LOW QUALITY PROTEIN: B-cadherin-like (The sequence of the model RefSeq protein was modified relative to this genomic sequence to represent the inferred CDS: inserted 1 base in 1 codon), whose amino-acid sequence MGAFWFVELGVLILFLQAFKPGLSEESKCLPGFNSEMYIFKVERNHLRSGRSLGKVVFDDCTSRTSFLFHSEDSRFKVDGDGTLKLKRGRTLHNGRKEFYVSTQSKGKKVMVPVRVLHEARHGHHHNHHEMTTQPKLGESLSLPVLNIPKSSGGLKRMKRDWVIPPINIPENGRGPFPKNMVQIKSSNDKEAKIQYSITGTGADLPPVGLFTVDKNSGILYVTQSLDREKKDQYILLAHAVAVGAGIAEYPMEIIVKVIDMNDNKPVFTQDPFTGTVPEASKPGDEVMQVTATDADEEGSANSDVRYTILSQEPPLPSPNMFVINPVTGGIRVNAPGLDREKFTKYTLAIQAADMEGNGLTSFSKAIITVTDSNDNAPQFVTPSYTVSVPENKVDALVVKMPVTDGDEPHSSAWATTYKIVDGDPQGLFNVCTGPSKLEGTIMTVKPGESLSLPVLNIPKSSGGLKRRKRDWVIPPINIPENGRGPFPKNMVQIKSSNDKEVKTQYSITGTGADLPPVGLFTVDKNSGIFYVTQSLDREKKDQYILLAHAVAVGAGIAEDPMEIIVNVIDMNDNKPVFTQDPFTGTVPEASKPSDEVMQVTATDADEEGSANSDVRYTILSQEPPLPSPNMFVINPLTGGIRVNAPGLDREKIPKYTLAIQAADMEGNGLTSFGKAIITVTDSNDNPSYTVSVSDIKVDLTDGDDPHSSTCSTTYKIVDGDTQGLFSGSTGPSKLEGIITTAKPLDFEKNNKYTLLVTVQNEVPFAISLSTSTATVVVNVEDVNEAPVFTPVEKIIRKPEDLPVDSDLVLYTATDPDTARNQKVTYKIRNDPAGWLSINKNTGLIKVKSLMDRESTFVQDNKYSVIVLGIDNDEIPATGTGTLIIELEDVNDNAPTIDESVIRVCNKESSPQLLSVTDKDSAGFAAPYTVQLQGSSHSNWTARMNDTKTGIILTLKTVLDSGDYMVVLRVSDNQGLHHESTIQASVCDCKGADVQCTDEAVTGFGXSSILGILGAVLLLLLLSLLLLLFLRKRGSEKEPQEDDVIYYYDEEGGGEDDQVKGDSPD is encoded by the exons ATGGGGGCATTTTGGTTTGTGGAGCTGGGCGTATTAATATTATTTCTCCAG GCTTTCAAACCAGGGTTGTCGGAGGAGTCAAAATGTCTTCCAGGTTTCAATTCAGAAATGTACATTTTCAAAGTGGAAAGAAATCACTTACGAAGTGGCCGGAGTCTTGGAAAAG TGGTTTTTGACGACTGCACCAGCCGTACCAGCTTTCTCTTTCACTCCGAGGATTCACGCTTCAAAGTAGATGGCGACGGGACGCTGAAACTGAAGAGGGGGCGGACTCTGCATAATGGACGTAAGGAGTTCTATGTCTCTACCCAGTCCAAGGGCAAGAAGGTCATGGTTCCAGTCAGAGTGCTGCATGAGGCCAGACATGGCCACCACCACAATCACCATGAGATGACCACCCAGCCCAAG CTAGGAGAAAGtctgtctctacctgttctgaACATCCCCAAGTCTTCAGGAGGTCTGAAAAGAATGAAGAGGGACTGGGTCATTCCTCCCATCAACATCCCAGAGAATGGCCGAGGCCCGTTCCCCAAGAATATGGTGCAG ATCAAGTCCAGCAATGATAAAGAGGCGAAGATCCAGTACAGCATCACTGGCACTGGGGCAGACCTACCTCCTGTGGGACTCTTCACTGTGGACAAAAACTCTGGAATACTCTATGTGACCCAGTCTTTGGACAGGGAGAAAAAAGACCAATACATT CTCCTAGCCCATGCTGTTGCAGTGGGTGCAGGTATAGCTGAGTATCCCATGGAGATCATTGTGAAAGTCATCGATATGAATGACAACAAACCTGTATTTACCCAAGATCCATTTACGGGAACAGTTCCTGAAGCATCAAAACCAG GTGATGAGGTCATGCAGGTAACGGCCACTGATGCTGATGAGGAGGGCTCTGCCAATTCTGATGTCAGATACACCATTCTCAGTCAGGAGCCTCCACTACCAAGCCCCAACATGTTTGTCATCAACCCTGTGACTGGAGGGATTCGGGTTAACGCACCTGGGTTGGACAGAGAG AAATTTACCAAATATACTTTGGCAATCCAAGCTGCCGATATGGAGGGAAATGGCCTTACCAGCTTTAGCAAAGCCATCATTACAGTAACGGACAGCAATGACAACGCGCCACAGTTTGTGACCCCTTCG TACACTGTGTCAGTCCCAGAGAATAAAGTGGATGCCTTGGTGGTGAAAATGCCAGTGACTGATGGAGATGAGCCTCACTCCTCTGCCTGGGCCACCACCTACAAGATAGTTGACGGGGACCCTCAAGGCCTTTTCAATGTGTGCACAGGCCCTAGCAAGCTGGAGGGCACCATTATGACAGTAAAA CCTGGAGAAAGtctgtctctacctgttctgaACATCCCCAAGTCTTCAGGAGGTCTGAAAAGAAGGAAGAGGGACTGGGTCATTCCTCCCATCAACATCCCAGAGAATGGCCGAGGCCCGTTCCCCAAGAATATGGTGCAG ATCAAGTCCAGCAATGATAAAGAGGTGAAGACCCAGTACAGCATCACTGGCACTGGGGCAGACCTACCTCCTGTGGGACTCTTCACTGTGGACAAAAACTCTGGAATATTCTATGTGACCCAGTCTTTGGACAGGGAGAAAAAAGACCAATACATT CTCCTAGCCCATGCTGTTGCAGTGGGTGCAGGTATAGCTGAGGATCCCATGGAGATCATTGTGAATGTCATCGATATGAATGACAACAAACCTGTATTTACCCAAGATCCATTTACGGGAACAGTTCCTGAAGCATCAAAACCAA GTGATGAGGTCATGCAGGTAACGGCCACTGATGCTGATGAGGAGGGCTCTGCCAATTCTGATGTCAGATACACCATTCTCAGTCAGGAGCCTCCACTACCAAGCCCCAACATGTTTGTCATCAACCCTTTGACTGGAGGGATTCGGGTTAACGCACCTGGGTTGGACAGAGAG AAAATTCCCAAATATACTTTGGCAATCCAAGCTGCTGATATGGAGGGAAATGGCCTTACCAGCTTTGGCAAAGCCATCATTACAGTAACGGACAGCAATGACAACCCTTCG TACACCGTGTCAGTCTCAGATATTAAAGTGGATTTGACTGATGGAGATGATCCTCACTCCTCTACCTGTTCCACCACCTACAAGATAGTTGACGGGGACACTCAAGGCCTTTTCAGTGGGAGCACAGGCCCTAGCAAGCTGGAGGGCATCATTACAACAGCTAAG CCGCTTGACTTTGAGAAGAACAACAAGTACACTCTGCTGGTCACTGTGCAGAATGAAGTCCCATTCGCAATCAGCCTGTCCACCTCCACTGCTACTGTTGTAGTGAATGTGGAGGATGTGAATGAAGCTCCAGTCTTCACCCCAGTGGAGAAGATTATCAGGAAACCTGAGGACCTCCCTGTTGACAGTGACCTGGTTCTGTACACCGCCACGGACCCAGACACTGCAAGGAATCAGAAAGTCAC ATACAAGATACGCAATGATCCTGCTGGATGGCTAAGTATCAACAAAAACACTGGGCTGATCAAAGTCAAGAGCCTCATGGACAGAGAATCCACTTTTGTCCAAGACAACAAATACTCGGTTATTGTTCTGGGCATCGACAACG ATGAAATCCCGGCAACTGGCACTGGCACCCTTATCATAGAGCTGGAGGATGTGAATGATAATGCTCCAACCATCGACGAGAGTGTGATCAGGGTCTGCAACAAGGAGTCCTCCCCACAGCTGCTGTCAGTCACTGATAAAGACAGCGCGGGCTTTGCTGCTCCTTACACCGTACAGCTTCAGGGGTCGTCTCATTCTAACTGGACTGCCAGAATGAATGACACAA AGACTGGCATTATCCTGACACTGAAGACTGTGTTGGACAGTGGAGATTACATGGTTGTCCTGAGAGTGTCTGACAACCAGGGCCTGCACCATGAAAGCACCATCCAGGCCTCCGTGTGTGACTGCAAAGGAGCGGATGTTCAGTGCACCGATGAAGCTGTAACAGGCTTCG CCTCTAGCATTCTGGGAATTCTAGGAGCAGTCTTACTACTCCTAT TGTTGTCTCTTCTGCTGCTCCTGTTCCTGCGAAAGAGAGGTAGTGAGAAGGAGCCTCAGGAGGACGATGTCATCTACTACTATGAcgaggagggaggtggtgaggatgACCAGGTGAAAGGGGACTCACCAGACTAG